Part of the uncultured Desulfobacter sp. genome, ATATCCGGCCTTTTTTCGTTGCAACCGATGAATTGAGATGTTATCAAATCTTGATCCGTGTTCATTTTAAATTAAATGTATACGAGCAGAAACAGGGCGCCCGTCCCGTAGTCACAAACCATACTTTCCAATTAAAAAAATTGAGGAAAAATTCGTTATGTTTTCAAGACGCCATCCCTTTTTATTTTTCATTTGTGTTATTTGTGCCTGTTTTACCTTTGGCCTGATTGCCGTGTCCGGCATTGCTGCCGTCGGTGCTTTTGCCGTGAAAAGTAGCATCGGCGGTGCCATGTCTCCTGCGGGCAATATCGGCGTGGTTGAGGTGACAGGGCCAATTATCTCTTCCAAGGGGGTTATACAAGATCTTAAAGCCTTCATGGACGATGACGCAGTTAAGGCCATTGTTTTAAGGGTTGACAGTCCCGGCGGCGGAATCGGGCCTTCCCAGGAAATTTACCGGGAACTGATGAAGTTCCGGGATGCAAAGCCCGTGATCGCATCCATGGGATCTGTTGCCGCATCCGGGGGGTATTATATTGCCTGCGCCACCCAGGGTATTGTTGCAAATTCAGGAACGATAACCGGCTCCATCGGCGTGATCATGGAGTATGCCAATATTGAACAGATTGCCCAGAAAATAGGCATCTCTCCTGTGGTTATAAAAAGCGGTGAGTATAAAGATATGGGCTCCCCCATGAGAACTCTCAAGGAGAGTGAAAAACAGCTGTTTCAGAATCTTGTGGATGAGTTGCACGCCCAGTTTGTGTCCGATGCGGCCACTGCCAGAAATATGGAAACCGGTGCCATGGCCAAACTGGCCGACGGCAGGGTGTATACCGGCCAGGCCGCCATGAAACTTAAACTGGTTGACCGTATCGGAAATATGGATGATGCGGTGCAGTGGGCCGGACAGATGGCCGGCATTGAAGGGGAGCTGGTCCCGGTTTATCCCAAGGCCGATACCATGACACTGTTTAAAAAGCTGGCTGAAACCGTGTTCCAGGACGTTAATCTGGGAACCGGACTATCCAGGCAGTTCGGGTATGCTTTCAATTAAATTGTGGTGTCTACTCAAACAGGTCCACTTCGCCGGCACCATGCCTGATGACTACGGGTTCATCTTCAACCAGTGAGATCACCGAAGAGGGCGTGTTGGGTACGGGGCCGCCATCCAGGACCATATCCAGTCTTGCATCAAAATAATCATTGAGCAGGGAGGCATCTTCAAACACCTCTCCGTCAGGGGCCGTGGCCGAGGTCGAGATAATGGGGTTGCCAAGCTCTAGGGCAAGGGCCAGGGCGATTTGATTGGCCGGGACCCTGATGCCGGCGGTTTTTCTTTTGGTCAGCATGATTTTGGGCACCATCTTTGAACCGGGCAGAATAAAGGTATAAGGTCCCGGCAGTAAACGCTTCATGTGGCGATAGGCGATATTTGACACCTTGGCGTATTGGGAGATGTTTTTCAGGTCCGGACAGATAAAGCTGAACGGCTTGGATTTGTCCCGTTGTTTGAGGAGGTAGATTTTTTCGATGGCCTTTTTATTCATGATATCACAGCCGATACCGTAAAATGTGTCTGTGGGGTATGCAATGATACCGCCTTTTCTGAGACAAGCCACAGCCATGGATATGATTCGGGCTTGGGGAGTCTGGGGATTCACATTATTTAACATCAGCTTGCCTCCAAAAAACACCATTGGTTTGATCGTATCTGAAATTTCATTTTTTCAACTCAAAAGTTATGCTTAATCACCAAAGCAGATGCCAAGGGTTCTGGCCGTCTGGATGAGCTCGCCGTCGGGGTCCACGCTGCGTATTCTGTTTACGGCATCTTTTAAATGCACGCTTCCCATCATGCCGCTGGGTTTAAGTGCCACCATTTTGCCGAAATTTGCCTTTGCCGCCATATGCACCGCCTGGACACCGAAGCGGGTGCATAACTGTCTGTCCCAGTGGGTTGGCTGGCCGCCGCGCTGGAGATGGCCGAGGACCACACACCGGCTCTCTTTGCCGGTTATATCCTGGATTTTTTCGGCAAGCAGGTAGCCAATGCCGCCAAGGCGCACTTCCCTGTCCGTGGTCTCGTTGTCCGACACCACCATGGTGTCATCTATCTTTGCGCCTTCGGCCACAATAACAATGGTGAATAATTTGCCTGTGGCCTCCCGGGCCCTGATTTTTTTCTCTATGGCCTGCAGGTTAAATTTTATCTCAGGAATCAAAATAACATCCGCGCCCCCGGCAAGGCCGGCATAGGCGGCAATCCATCCGGCATACCGCCCCATGACCTCAAGGACCATGACCCGGTTATGGCTTTGGGCCGTTGAATGAAGGCGGTCAAGGGCATCCACGGCACAGGCTACGGCCGTGTCAAATCCAAAGGTCTGCTGGGTGGCATCCAGGTCATTGTCGATGGTTTTGGGTACACCGATGATCGGCAATCCGAATTCATGCATCTGCAGGGCTGTGGTCAAGGTGCCGTCCCCGCCGATCACCACAAGTGCGTTCAGCCCCAATGCTTCAACGGTCTGCAGGACCTGGGTCATCAGCTCCTCTGGTATTTTCCGTGTTTCACCCTCACCGGTTTTGGATGAAAATCTGCCGGAATTGGCCGTGCCGAGAATGGTGCCGCCCCGAATAAGAAGCCCGTCCATATCCCGGACGGTGAGGGGGTCTGCCTGGACCGGTGTCAACAGCCCGTCAAAACCGCCTCGTATGCCTATGGTGGTAAATCCCTGTATATCGCCGGCCTTTACAATGGCCCGAATCACCGCATTCAGCCCGGGACAGTCCCCGCCGCCTGTTACCACACCAATTTTTTTACCCATTCTTTGATCCTCATTAATGGGGTATATATCCCGCGTTTGAATTTATGTGGTTGAATTTGCCTCACGCTGCTATATCAGATAATCGGTAACGAAACAAATTAATTACACCCAAAAAAATTTAATTAAATGACTTTTATGTAAATTTCTGCCCGGAATGATCTTGTAAAAAGCTCCTGATTTTGGTAAAAGGACTTGTTTATATACTTTTGCTAAGAAAAATTATTGGCCAGCCTTTTCACCCACCTTTTTATGACGTGACGGCTGGCCTTTAAAGTATAAATAAACACCTTTCCTTTCTGGAGGCCTTATATTATGTCCATTGTATTACCAGAACAGGGGCTCTCTTTTGATGACGTGCTCCTGCTTCCCGATTATTCCGCCATCCTGCCCGACGAAGTGACCACACGCACCCGTCTGACTAAAGAACTTGAACTCAACATTCCCATTGTCAGTGCGGCCATGGATACGGTGACCGAATCAGACACCGCCATCAGTATGGCCCGGGCCGGCGGTCTGGGATTTATCCACAGAAACCTGAGCATTGCCGAGCAGGTGGTTGAAGTGGACCGGGTTAAAAAGAGCGAAAGCGGCATGATTGTTGACCCTGTGACCGTCCATCCCGATGCCACCATCTCCGATGTGCTCAATATTATGGCCAAATACCGGATTTCCGGCATTCCAGTGGTGGAAGGCGATAAACTGGTGGGTATTGTGACCAACAGGGACCTTCGTTTTGAGACCCAGCTGGATAAACCTGCCCGGGACGTTATGACCAGCGAAAACCTGGTGACCGTGCCTGAAAAATGCACCCTGGAAGAGTCCAAAATCATGTTGCATAAACATAGAATTGAAAAACTTCTGGTGGTGGATCCCCAGGGTAAACTCAAAGGCCTGATTACCATTAAGGATATTGAAAAAATCAGAAAATATCCAAATGCCTGCAAGGATTCTTTGGGAAGACTGAGGGCTGGTGCGGCCATTGGTGTGGGGTCCGACATGATGGAGCGTGTGGAAGCGCTTTTGAATGCCGGTGCGGATGCCCTGGTCATTGACACCTCCCATGGCCACTCTTTAAACGTAATGAAGGCGGTTCAGAGTATCAAGGCCGCTTTCCCCGCATGCCAGCTCATTGCAGGCAATGTAGCCACAGAGGCCGGGGCAAAGGCATTGATTGATTCAGGCGTTGATGCCGTTAAAATCGGTATCGGTCCCGGTTCCATCTGTACCACCCGTATTGTTGCAGGTGTTGGCGTGCCCCAGCTGACTGCCGTTATGAATTGTGCAGAGATTTCAAAGAAGACCGGCGTGCCTTTGATTGCCGACGGCGGGATCAAGTATTCAGGGGATGTCTCCAAAGCCCTGGGAGCGGGTGCCCATTCTGTCATGCTGGGCAGTATGCTGGCCGGCACCCAGGAAAGCCCCGGAGAAATCGTCATTTACCAGGGCCGTTCATATAAAGCCTATCGTGGTATGGGGTCTGTGGAAGCCATGAAAAAGGGCAGTTCCGACAGATATTACCAGAAAGATACCGGCGAAAACGAGGAACTGGTTCCCGAAGGCATTGTGGGACGGATTCCCTACCGGGGCACAATTCGTGAAAATATTGTCCAGATGATCGGCGGACTTAAGGCAGGTATGGGATATCTTGGTGCGGCCACCATTGAAGAACTGCACGAAAAGGCAAAATTTGTCCGGATCACTGCAGCCGGATTAAGGGAAAGTCATGTCCATGACGTTTCCATCACCAAGGAAGCGCCCAACTACAGAGTAGAAAGCAATTAATTCACAATGACCGATAATCAGGATATCCCCTTTTATCATCTGCATCTTCACTCCGAGTACTCCCTGCTTGACGGGGCCATCCGGTTAAACGACCTGATGACACGGTGTGCGGAATATAAGATGGATGCCGTGTCCATTACGGACCACGGCACCATGTTTGGTGTGGCCGAGTTTTATGAGAAAGCGCAAAAGGCCGGTATTAAACCCATCCTGGGCTGCGAAGTCTATGTGGCCCCCAGAACCTTAAATGACCGGACCCAGCTGGATCGAAAAGGGTTAAGTCATCTGGTACTGCTGGCCAAGGACAGGGAAGGGTACACCAATCTTTGTAAGCTGGTCTCCGTGGCCCAGCTCAAAGGCTTTTATTTTAAGCCCAGAATCGACAAGGAACTTCTGGCCGAACATGCCAAGGGACTTGTGGGACTGTCGGCATGTCTGAAAGGGGATATCCCCCAGGCCATTCTGGCCGGGGACCGGGCCAAAGCAGATGACCTGGCGCGGTTTTATCTTGATACCCTGGGTGAAGGAAATTTTTTCCTTGAGGTCCAGGAAAACGGCATGCAGATCCAGCACCGCGTGAACGAAGGGTTGCTGGATCTGAGCAAACGGCTCTCCATTCCCATGGTGGCCACCAATGACTGCCATTACCTGTCCAATGGCGATGCCAAAGCCCATGAAATCTTGTTGTGCATCCAGACCGGCGATACCTTTGACAATGCCGACCGGTTTAAATTTGATTCCGACCAGCTCTATTTTAAATCGAAACAAGAAATGGCCGATTCCCTGGGTCATTTTCCCGATGCCATATCCAATACGAAGCTCATCGCTGATATGTGCGAGGTGGATTTCGGCAAGAAAACCTACCATTTTCCGCGATATGATCTTGGCGATGGGCTCTCCGAAGACGAACAGTTTCAAAAACTTGCCATGGAAGGTTTTGAAGAGCGCCTTGCCAAGATCAAGGAGAAGAATCCCGATCTTGATGAGCAGGTCTACAGGGACCGGATCAAATACGAGATTGATATTATCCTTGAGATGGGGTTCCCAGGCTATTTTCTCATTGTGGCCGACTTTATCGGCCATGCGCGAAAAATCGGGGTGCCGGTGGGGCCGGGCAGGGGATCTGCGGCGGGCTCCATGGTGGCCTATGCCATGGGAATCACTGCCCTTGATCCCATTGAGCACGGCCTGATTTTTGAACGTTTTTTAAACCCGGCACGTATCTCCATGCCTGATATTGACGTGGATTTTTGCATTGAGGGCCGGGAACAGGTGTATGATTATACGGTTAAGCGGTACGGTGGTTCCGATTATGTATGCCAGATCATCACCTTTGGAAAGCTTAAAGCCAAGGCTGTAATCCGGGATGTGGGCAGAGCCTTGGGGGTTCCTCTTTCCGAGGTGGATGAAGTGGCCAAGATGATCCCTGACAATGCCAAAAATTTAAAAAAAGCATTGGAAGAGATGCCGGGCATCAAGGACAAGTGCGGGGAAACAGAGGTTAAAACCCAGATGCTTGAGGTGGCGATGCTGCTTGAGGGGCTGCCCCGGCACGCGTCCACCCATGCGGCAGGGGTTGTGGTTTCCGACAAACCGCTGTGGGAATATCTGCCGTTGTTCAAGGGTAAAGAGGGTGAAACCATTACCCAGTTTGACATGACCTTTACTGAAAAACAGGGGTTGGTTAAATTTGATTTTCTTGGGCTTCGCAACCTCACCGTTATAAAAAACTGTATTGCCCTGATCGAAAAACAGGGTGATACGCCTCCGGATCTGCTGCACCTGGATTATTCGGATCAAAAGACCTTTGAACTTTTGCAAAATTCCGATACCACCGGGGTGTTCCAGCTTGAGAGTTCCGGGATGAAGGAACTGATTTCCCGGCTGAAACCGGCAAGTTTTTCAGACATTGTGGCCCTGGTGGCACTTTACCGGCCGGGTCCTTTGGATTCGGGCATGGCAGACAGCTATGTGGAGCGAAAGCACGGACGGGAACCTGTGGTGTATCAGTTCCCCGAGCTTGAGCCGGTGCTCGAAGAGACCTACGGGGTGATTTTGTACCAGGAACAGGTCATGAAAATTGCCGGGGTCCTTGCCGATTACAGCATGGCCCAGGCCGACGGCCTTCGCAAAGCCATGGGCAAAAAGATTGCCGCCATGATGGAGGAGCACCGGACCCTGTTCATGAATGGTGCCAAGGAAAAGGGCCTTGATCCCAAAAAGGCCGAAGAGGTCTTTGACCTCATGGAAAAATTCGGTGGTTACGGTTTTAATAAATCCCATTCGGCCGCCTATGCCCTGATTGCCTATCAGACCGCATATCTTAAAGCCCATTTCCCTGTTGAATTTATCGCCGCCCTGATGACGTCCGAACGCAGCAATTCCGATGCGGTGCTCAAATACATGGATGAGTGCAAAGGCCACAACATCAAGGTGCTGCCCCCGGATGTCAACCAGAGTGATGCCTTTTTTAATGTGGATGATCATTGCATCCGTTTCGGTCTGGCTGCCATCAAAGGGGTGGGAGAGGCCGCCATTGAATCCATCGTTCAAAATCGTGAAACAGACGGGGACTACGCCAGCCTGTATCAATTTTGTGAACGGGTGAATTTAAGCAAAGCCAATAAAAAAGTGATCGAAGCCCTGATTAAATGCGGGGCTTTTGACTCCACCGGTGACAAACGCGCACAGATGATGGCAGTGCTTGAAGATGCCCTGGACCATGGTGCCAGGATTCAGAAAGAGAACGCCGATGCCCAGCTGGATCTGTTCGCCGATTCAGGGGTGGGTATTTCTCTGCCCTCCAACATTCCCAAGATGCCTGATATTGATGAATGGGCGGGCAAGGATCTTCTGGAACTGGAAAAGGAAGCCCTGGGGTTTTACATCACCGGCCACCCCATGGATGATTATGCGGATATCATTCGAAAATTTACCAGTGTAAATACGATCACTCTCCAGGATGCGCCGGATGAAAAGATAGTCCGCATCGGCGGAAATCTTAAAGTGCAGAAAATCCACAAGACCAAGAAAGGGGACTTGATGGCGTTCTGCAACATTGAGGACCAGTATTCTACTGTGGAGCTGGTTGTTTTTCCAAATCTTTACGCCAGAACCCATACCTTTTTGTCCCAGGAGCAGGTGGTGATTGTTGAGGCCGAAGTCCAGAAAAAAGAGAATGCCGTCAAGCTGATCGGCGAAGCCATTGTGCCGGCCACCCAGGCCGAAACCCTGTGGGCAGCCGGTATTGTGATGCAGGTGGATGCCAAAATTCATAAAACGGATGTGCTTGATCAGCTCAAACCTGTGATCGAACGGTATCCGGGCAATTGTGTCTCTTTGTTCAACATTCACATTGATGCAGAACATCCCGATGTGATGGTGAAATTATCCGATGAGTACAAGTCCGATGCCTGCCCCGGACTGTTCCAGGAAATCGAAACCATACTTGGCCCCGGCAGCATTGAGACGCGATGCGCCCCGGTCAAGGACAAGGTGAAAAAGAAAAAACGCTGGCCTAAAAAACAGGTTTCTTAGTTCTTCGGTCTGGACAGGTCCGGACTGATAAATATTGTGCCCGGGTTGGTGAGTTTAAGACGGCTGACCACCCGGTTCACCCCGTCAATGCTTTGGGCCAGATCCTGGGCCATGCGGCGCTGGTAGCTGTCTGCGACCCAACCGTCAAGATAGACCACCCCATGGCGCACTTTTACACGTATCCCATCGTCATCCACCATATCATCTGAAATGAATCTGGATTTCACCCGGGTCTGGAGAACGGCATCACTGACAAAGGTTGCGGGCGATCGGGGCAGGTTCTCCCTGCTGGATTCATAGTACACCGGTGATCCTGTGGTGGGTGGTCCGCAGCCCGGCAGAATCAATAAAATCAGCATCAAAACAACGAACTGACCATATTGGACATATAACCTGGAATTTATGCGAAATTGGCCGGACGAAGGTCCCATAAGTCGCTTTAATTTTTTAGGCTCGAGTCCTGTAGCCCTGTACCGGGTCGGCATATGGCCGTTATTCAAAATCGTCCAGATCCAGATTGTCAAGATCAGAAAGGTCCATATCCTTTAGCAGATCATCCTCATCGGGAATGATGTTTTCGTCGATCACAACAGGTTGGTCCATATGTTTTTTGGGCTCTATAACATTCTTGAAACTCGTTTGCTCCCTTTTGTCGTGATTTTCAAAAAATCCGGCAATCCCGATAAAAAACAGGTATCCCAAACCGGTCATATTCAGAAGGATGATCAGTGTTCCCACGATATTTTTAATCAGCACAGGTTGCTTTTTCCCGTTAATATTTGACGATGAGGACTTAAGTGTTTATATATAATCTTTGATTTTGTGGCAAGGGCAAAAATTCGGCACAAAATTTGTAAAGTTACTTTTCCCGAGTTTCAAGGCCCTTTACGATATTAGAACATTCAAAGGTTTTTATATGAGTTGGCTTGGAAAAATGATTGGTGGCACCATCGGACTGGCTTTGGGCGGTCCGCTGGGCGCTGTGGCAGGGGCTGCATTCGGACATGCGTTTGTTGATAAAAGAGAAGACGAATATTTACGTTCCATTCCAGGTGGTCGGCGTGGCGAAGGACTCTCTTCCAACGAAGAGGCCCAGCTTGTGTTCTTTACTGCGGCCTTCTCCATGCTGGCGAAAATCAGCAAAGCAGACGGCCGGATCAGCGAAGAGGAGATCAAGGTTGTTGAACGCTTTATGGTTAATGATCTCCAGCTTGATGCATCCACCCGGGAAACGGCCAAAAATATCTTTAGAAACGCCGTGACATCGTCCCAGACCTTTGAGGATTTTGCCCGGCAGTTTTATTCGGTATTCAGCTACCAACCCAATATCATAGAGTTGATGATGGATGTCCTGTTCAGGGTCTCTTCGGCCGACGGCAATATCTCTGATGCCGAAGAACAGATGCTGTTGTCCGCGTCACGGATTTTCAGATTTTCCCAGTTGGATTATAACCGTCTGCATGCCAGGTATGTGAAAAAATCCGACCCCTATTATGCGGTGCTTCAATGTGATGAAAGTGCGAGCAACGAGGAGATAAAAAAGAAATACCGCACCCTGGTCCAGGAGTACCACCCGGATAAAATCCAGGCCAAAGGGCTGCCCGAAGAGTTTGTTAAGTTTGCCACGGATAAGTTTACGGAAATTCAGGAGGCTTATGAGCAGATCAGAAAAAGAAGGGGATTCTGATCCGGCCGCGACTGGCAGAATAAGTAAAGAGCTGAAGTCTCGGCCTTAAAATACCGTTGCCGATAGAAAGGAAACAAGACCCCGTTTGGTTAAGCCCGTAGTGATTTTATATCGTGTACCTTCTATACCGGCTTGGGAAAAGTCCACTTTGCCATCCTGGGGGGTATAGCCTCTCCAGGGTGTGGCGCGCGGCCTAAACGCCGTTAACCGGATATGTTCATCGTTTTCGAGAACAAAACAGCAGTGAATGGTGGACGTTCTTCCCCAGATTTTGAAAACCAGTTTCCCGATATACTCCCCGGGGGTAATATCTGAATATTTAAATTTTTGGGGATTGAAGCCGTCCTCCACGGCATCTTTAAATCGATATGCTTTAGATGCACAAATGATATCTTCTTTTTTTAGCCCGGCATATGTAAACGCCTTTTCTTGGCCGCTTGGTTGCATAAACTTAAAAATAGACCGGGTTTCACAATACGCAATGAATTCTTCAGCGTCTTTTTTGGGGAATTTTCGCTGAATCAACAGTTTACCGGATTCGGGGCAAGTGTGTTGGGAACAAAAAGAGCGTTCCAAAAAACGGGTACCCGGCGTGTTTTTTATCTTTTGAATTCTTTTAATGGACACGCCCAGACGATTTGCTATTTCCCTGAAGGAATACGCGTCTTTATACAGATTTTTAAATGCCTGCAAAGATGATACGGATACACTAACGTTCTGCGTGTTCGTATTTGTATCAACTTCGGAAAAAATATCCGCGTGATCGTCTATAATCTGTAATATTTGGATCGGGCCGACCCCTATGACAAGTGCCGCATCTTCCAATGAACATGTTTCATTCATTACATTCTGTCTCCCCACCTAAAACCAGATCCTGTGCCGGATACTCTTGGGCGCATGGGAATAGAAAGAGGCCAACGCAAAGGCAAATAATACCCCTGGCAATTCCGGAATCCAGCCATGCAGCGCCATACCGATGATACCTGCTTTTACAAGGGTGACGACACCCGCCGCTTCCCTGAGTAACTGCCGGTGCCGGAGTGCCTCGGTCAGCATCAGCAGGCATCCGGAAGTTCCTGCCAGGACCAGGTAGGGCCAGGGTAGATCCGTCCCGAGCAGAAAGGCGCCCAGGCAGCCGGCCGCTCCGATTTGGTGAACGGCCCGTACAATGATGGAAAGCATCATCATCCAATAGGGACGGTCCGCTGTCCGTCCTATACGGACATTTTTGATTTTGTTGGAATTATTTTTTCGGTCGGAAATCATACCATTAATTTTGATCAGAACCCTTAATTCTTTAAATGAAAGAACCGGCCAGTTACTGAGTTACTTTCATGTTTTGTTGTGGGCTATGCCTGGCAATTGATATGTCAGGTCGGCCCATGGCCGTTATTTCAGCAATATACCTGAAACAAATAATTTGTTCTCTTTTTTTAAGATGACTTCAAACTGATCGTAAATTGTACCATCGACCGTTATTGAATGGGTTAATGAATACATGCCGTCCGGCGAGTCAACCAACTCGACCAGGGTTTTTTTATGCTCATCCGTCACCGCATATTCAAGGTAATTATTGCTGAACTTGATCTGGCCGCCAACCCTTTCACTGATCCAGCAGTCTTCAATGTTAAATTCCAGATCGGTTTTCGCTGTCCAGTCCGGATCATCTAATGCTTTATTCATTCGTTGGAATGTTGTTAACTCAATCATTTCGGCTTAAGGGCCTCCAGCGGTAATGTATTGATGTTTTTTTTCTGCCTATCCATCTTTTTTTTAAAGCCGTGATCCTAAACCAATCGTATCTTAATATCAACTAAAGTCTAAAAATGTTAATAAATTCTGGGGATCTGAATTTAGAGATGGTGACCCAATAACAAAAGTAAGGCCCTTGATCAGAATTACATCTGCCAACAATGCGCCGGATATTGAGCCGCCCTCGGCGGTTACGCCAAGGTGGCTTAAAAGACAAGCATTTGGGCGATTTTATTCCGACCCTGGGCTTTAAAAGTTGTCGCTTCTTATAACGGCCATGGGCCGAGCCAGGTCTATCATGACCCAGGCTTCGACCCACAACGAAGAATGAAGGAACTCAGTAA contains:
- a CDS encoding BON domain-containing protein, with protein sequence MLILLILPGCGPPTTGSPVYYESSRENLPRSPATFVSDAVLQTRVKSRFISDDMVDDDGIRVKVRHGVVYLDGWVADSYQRRMAQDLAQSIDGVNRVVSRLKLTNPGTIFISPDLSRPKN
- the sppA gene encoding signal peptide peptidase SppA, encoding MFSRRHPFLFFICVICACFTFGLIAVSGIAAVGAFAVKSSIGGAMSPAGNIGVVEVTGPIISSKGVIQDLKAFMDDDAVKAIVLRVDSPGGGIGPSQEIYRELMKFRDAKPVIASMGSVAASGGYYIACATQGIVANSGTITGSIGVIMEYANIEQIAQKIGISPVVIKSGEYKDMGSPMRTLKESEKQLFQNLVDELHAQFVSDAATARNMETGAMAKLADGRVYTGQAAMKLKLVDRIGNMDDAVQWAGQMAGIEGELVPVYPKADTMTLFKKLAETVFQDVNLGTGLSRQFGYAFN
- a CDS encoding L-threonylcarbamoyladenylate synthase, yielding MLNNVNPQTPQARIISMAVACLRKGGIIAYPTDTFYGIGCDIMNKKAIEKIYLLKQRDKSKPFSFICPDLKNISQYAKVSNIAYRHMKRLLPGPYTFILPGSKMVPKIMLTKRKTAGIRVPANQIALALALELGNPIISTSATAPDGEVFEDASLLNDYFDARLDMVLDGGPVPNTPSSVISLVEDEPVVIRHGAGEVDLFE
- a CDS encoding TerB family tellurite resistance protein; the encoded protein is MSWLGKMIGGTIGLALGGPLGAVAGAAFGHAFVDKREDEYLRSIPGGRRGEGLSSNEEAQLVFFTAAFSMLAKISKADGRISEEEIKVVERFMVNDLQLDASTRETAKNIFRNAVTSSQTFEDFARQFYSVFSYQPNIIELMMDVLFRVSSADGNISDAEEQMLLSASRIFRFSQLDYNRLHARYVKKSDPYYAVLQCDESASNEEIKKKYRTLVQEYHPDKIQAKGLPEEFVKFATDKFTEIQEAYEQIRKRRGF
- the guaB gene encoding IMP dehydrogenase: MSIVLPEQGLSFDDVLLLPDYSAILPDEVTTRTRLTKELELNIPIVSAAMDTVTESDTAISMARAGGLGFIHRNLSIAEQVVEVDRVKKSESGMIVDPVTVHPDATISDVLNIMAKYRISGIPVVEGDKLVGIVTNRDLRFETQLDKPARDVMTSENLVTVPEKCTLEESKIMLHKHRIEKLLVVDPQGKLKGLITIKDIEKIRKYPNACKDSLGRLRAGAAIGVGSDMMERVEALLNAGADALVIDTSHGHSLNVMKAVQSIKAAFPACQLIAGNVATEAGAKALIDSGVDAVKIGIGPGSICTTRIVAGVGVPQLTAVMNCAEISKKTGVPLIADGGIKYSGDVSKALGAGAHSVMLGSMLAGTQESPGEIVIYQGRSYKAYRGMGSVEAMKKGSSDRYYQKDTGENEELVPEGIVGRIPYRGTIRENIVQMIGGLKAGMGYLGAATIEELHEKAKFVRITAAGLRESHVHDVSITKEAPNYRVESN
- a CDS encoding ATP-dependent 6-phosphofructokinase, producing MGKKIGVVTGGGDCPGLNAVIRAIVKAGDIQGFTTIGIRGGFDGLLTPVQADPLTVRDMDGLLIRGGTILGTANSGRFSSKTGEGETRKIPEELMTQVLQTVEALGLNALVVIGGDGTLTTALQMHEFGLPIIGVPKTIDNDLDATQQTFGFDTAVACAVDALDRLHSTAQSHNRVMVLEVMGRYAGWIAAYAGLAGGADVILIPEIKFNLQAIEKKIRAREATGKLFTIVIVAEGAKIDDTMVVSDNETTDREVRLGGIGYLLAEKIQDITGKESRCVVLGHLQRGGQPTHWDRQLCTRFGVQAVHMAAKANFGKMVALKPSGMMGSVHLKDAVNRIRSVDPDGELIQTARTLGICFGD
- the dnaE gene encoding DNA polymerase III subunit alpha, giving the protein MTDNQDIPFYHLHLHSEYSLLDGAIRLNDLMTRCAEYKMDAVSITDHGTMFGVAEFYEKAQKAGIKPILGCEVYVAPRTLNDRTQLDRKGLSHLVLLAKDREGYTNLCKLVSVAQLKGFYFKPRIDKELLAEHAKGLVGLSACLKGDIPQAILAGDRAKADDLARFYLDTLGEGNFFLEVQENGMQIQHRVNEGLLDLSKRLSIPMVATNDCHYLSNGDAKAHEILLCIQTGDTFDNADRFKFDSDQLYFKSKQEMADSLGHFPDAISNTKLIADMCEVDFGKKTYHFPRYDLGDGLSEDEQFQKLAMEGFEERLAKIKEKNPDLDEQVYRDRIKYEIDIILEMGFPGYFLIVADFIGHARKIGVPVGPGRGSAAGSMVAYAMGITALDPIEHGLIFERFLNPARISMPDIDVDFCIEGREQVYDYTVKRYGGSDYVCQIITFGKLKAKAVIRDVGRALGVPLSEVDEVAKMIPDNAKNLKKALEEMPGIKDKCGETEVKTQMLEVAMLLEGLPRHASTHAAGVVVSDKPLWEYLPLFKGKEGETITQFDMTFTEKQGLVKFDFLGLRNLTVIKNCIALIEKQGDTPPDLLHLDYSDQKTFELLQNSDTTGVFQLESSGMKELISRLKPASFSDIVALVALYRPGPLDSGMADSYVERKHGREPVVYQFPELEPVLEETYGVILYQEQVMKIAGVLADYSMAQADGLRKAMGKKIAAMMEEHRTLFMNGAKEKGLDPKKAEEVFDLMEKFGGYGFNKSHSAAYALIAYQTAYLKAHFPVEFIAALMTSERSNSDAVLKYMDECKGHNIKVLPPDVNQSDAFFNVDDHCIRFGLAAIKGVGEAAIESIVQNRETDGDYASLYQFCERVNLSKANKKVIEALIKCGAFDSTGDKRAQMMAVLEDALDHGARIQKENADAQLDLFADSGVGISLPSNIPKMPDIDEWAGKDLLELEKEALGFYITGHPMDDYADIIRKFTSVNTITLQDAPDEKIVRIGGNLKVQKIHKTKKGDLMAFCNIEDQYSTVELVVFPNLYARTHTFLSQEQVVIVEAEVQKKENAVKLIGEAIVPATQAETLWAAGIVMQVDAKIHKTDVLDQLKPVIERYPGNCVSLFNIHIDAEHPDVMVKLSDEYKSDACPGLFQEIETILGPGSIETRCAPVKDKVKKKKRWPKKQVS